AGCACATGCACGTACACAGATAGACCGATTTATAGACACGACATGGATAACCATCGGGCTGAATGTTACGGCATTGAGCATACTGGCTTATCGCTTCCCGTTGGCTATTCTTCCCCTTGTACTCATTCTCATAGGAATCGCTACGGCCATCACCGGATTCTCGCACAAGGTAACGTTGCTCAAATACAGCTCCATATTCGGCATACTTGTAGGCTATATGCTTCTGGTGGTGCCTATGAACGGAAAACTGATGGTGCTGATCTTCGGCCTTACCTTCTTCCTGATGCACTGCGTGCCGGGACATTACCTCTGCTACCTCGAACGAAAAATTTTGCGCGATGCTTAGACCTCTCGACCCGCTGCTCATGTCCGAATTGAGGTTGGCCATCATGTCCGTCCTCATGAGTGTGGAGGAGGCCGACTTCCTCTACCTCAAGGAGGTGACGGGGGCTACTTCGGGCAACATCAGTGTACAACTGGACAAACTGAGCACAGCCGGCTACATCGAAATAGAAAAAGGCTACAACGGTAAACGCCCGCGTACCACCTGTAGAGCCACCGATGCCGGCCGTGAGGCCTTCTCCGCACATTTCGAAGCACTCAAGTCCTACCTGCCGACAGACTCTACTCACTAATCGAAAAAACAAAAAAGGCATGTCCACATCAGGGATTCGGACAATGGTGAATCCCGTTTAGAACCAATCATTTAAGTAAATGAAGCGTTTAATATCGAGAACCCTTATCAGGCTTCTCCTCATCCTTTGCATCCCTATGTCTCTCGCTGCTCAGCGACAGATAGCCGGTACTGTCACCGACACCAAAGACCGGCCTATCGTTTTGGCTAATGTCTATCCGATCAATAGCTTCGACGGTATGGCTACCGATAGTCTTGGACGCTTTCGTTTTACGACGAGCAGCACTTTCCCGATGCGTCTCGTGGTTTCGCATATCAATTATCACTCCGATACGCTTACCATTCGGAAGGGAGATCCGATGGAGAACATCCGCATCCGCCTGCGCGAGACCGATGACTACAAGCTCTCCGAAGTCGTCGTCAGTGTCTCCGCTTTCGGGGTAGGAGGCAAGCAGAACAAGACGGTGCTCAATCCTATGGATGTCTACACGAATCCAAGTGGTAACGGAGATCTCTCGATGGCGCTGCGTCAGACACCCGGCCTGCAGGATGTGGGAGATCGTGAGGGCTTTTTCGTTCGCGGAGGAGCCTCTTGGGAAACGGCCGTGACGATAGAAGGCATTAGAGTGAAGCGTTTTTTCGGCAAGAACAGATTCGACGCTCCTGCTCGTTCACGTTTCGAGACAGGAATGTTCAGCGGCCTTTCGCTCTCCACCGGAGGCTATGGGGCCACGGAAGGCGGTGCGCTGAGCGGACTACTCCGGTTGCGATTGGCGGGTAAGTCTCCCTCGTCCGTCGGGATAGGAATATCCCCGCTTTTTGTAAACGGTGGGGGTGGGCATCTTTCCAGGTCGAATCGTTTCTATATAGAGCAAAATGCCTCAGTGAGCGATGCCGCCTATATCCGTCTGCTGCTCAAGCCGGAGTACAAACTGCCCGGTACCAACCGCTCCTATGCCTACAATGCACGGACGATATGGAACCCGACTTCGCAAGATGAAGTGAAGGGGCTTTTTCTCTTCGTACACGACCTTTCCTCTTCGGCTTTGCGCATACCCTCTCCTGCAACTGCATATATGCTCTATGCGGGACGAAACACCTATGGATTCGGGATGGCTGTTTGGAGGCATGACTTCGAAGGAGGCAAAACGACCTCTACCCTGTCCGCCGGCTATAGCGAAGACCACAACCGGCTGCACCGCCAGCTTGAAATCGAGCCGGACATAGAGAGCACTTTCCGCACCGTAGAACGCGATGCCAATATCCGCCTTCGCTTCGATTCTCGGATTAAGGCTTGGAGGCTCTCCTACGGATCCGATTATACATATAGCGAAGCCAAGTCTTCTGTTCGGGAGGATAAATCATCAGCCTTACCCACACTGCGGGAACACCTTGTGGCAGCCTATGCCGAAGCCCTCTTCCCTCTGTCGAATCGGATCTCCGCTACAGCCGGATTGCGCGCCGAATATTCCGGACTTACCGAGTCGGCTATTGT
This genomic stretch from Porphyromonas gingivalis ATCC 33277 harbors:
- a CDS encoding winged helix-turn-helix domain-containing protein, producing the protein MLRPLDPLLMSELRLAIMSVLMSVEEADFLYLKEVTGATSGNISVQLDKLSTAGYIEIEKGYNGKRPRTTCRATDAGREAFSAHFEALKSYLPTDSTH
- a CDS encoding TonB-dependent receptor; the encoded protein is MKRLISRTLIRLLLILCIPMSLAAQRQIAGTVTDTKDRPIVLANVYPINSFDGMATDSLGRFRFTTSSTFPMRLVVSHINYHSDTLTIRKGDPMENIRIRLRETDDYKLSEVVVSVSAFGVGGKQNKTVLNPMDVYTNPSGNGDLSMALRQTPGLQDVGDREGFFVRGGASWETAVTIEGIRVKRFFGKNRFDAPARSRFETGMFSGLSLSTGGYGATEGGALSGLLRLRLAGKSPSSVGIGISPLFVNGGGGHLSRSNRFYIEQNASVSDAAYIRLLLKPEYKLPGTNRSYAYNARTIWNPTSQDEVKGLFLFVHDLSSSALRIPSPATAYMLYAGRNTYGFGMAVWRHDFEGGKTTSTLSAGYSEDHNRLHRQLEIEPDIESTFRTVERDANIRLRFDSRIKAWRLSYGSDYTYSEAKSSVREDKSSALPTLREHLVAAYAEALFPLSNRISATAGLRAEYSGLTESAIVLPRLSATYKLSPSSRITLDAGGYAAPGDYYLSHRIVPQKREHSQQYNLTYEWRPSRTQVLRFQAYDKEYSRLTTLAPDGTASNLGKGYARGLDFFWKASGLIRSFEHWFSYSYTDARRQYLFSPDQERPDFVAKHTLSTVLKYWCAPISSLFNVSMSWRSGMTYHDPNIASPAYLNASLPANFSMSASYNYPFKYKKAGGVLVFSVHNLFNSDPTYGYRFGDKPIGGVYPSVRISTPYRQFYMVGLFINFGIDRRQEIMNTDIKIKSR